The genomic interval tttaggcccacaacttgccaagcgtttagtgcgtaccaaaTGGTTACTTGATACGATCCtaacgttcttttcattaaacgcatattttgttaaagttgtttatgtgcatctattgtagttatctcaatgggtctacttgaaacaattaagtattctggttggttatgatttatgaatcaccaacacttgtccgttatttccaatctacaaccgttgatctctatcctgcgatattagtcaaggttctaaaaaacgctaagcgttaatcgggcggacagctaaaaaccagcgcccagaggattaatcggggattaatcggcccaAAATCGAGGCGGCCAAAGGTCTCCGGGCGCCTAGGAGCCGCCTAGGCGGTCATAGAcggggatttttagaacattgataTTAGTAGACAGTCACtgtgatgagacatacttcccgtcgttagggggagatatggaatgctccggttttaacgctaggaattgacgtggtgtggtaCTATGTATCATTAAGATctcgcactactcaaagtgagcaaatgtgcaacgcattatcgacctccagaaagtcaaagatttgatgctcaatgactttaccgatattgcaaaagtgacgagatcgcacataaatgttgtgatgtgccggtaaggtttgAACTCTCAGAaaatgggagaatttcatatgacctggttctagcaccgttggcaccatccctgacaatgggaaggaagccggcgatggcaccatcgtacgctgtggtgttttCGGCGCctgtggtattgcaccacaaaacaaggtcGGCAAATGCAAatatggactagtaagggtcatagcttcggtcttggctcctacctagatgaggggaagactattattctctggaatcaaaacctaaAACAAGCGatgtgcgtaggcacaagtatttcgcccatcatcaagagatattttctaaacatgtgtatcaactaagtttctgtgggatggtacagactcattttgttgatgttagagaagaatagaaatctcacgaattgatcgtatacagcgcgcgcgcttgtttaatggattgatctctcatgcttgatgatgtattcgcttatgctcttattccattgtaaagcatcaacgatgagctacttgaccgaagtggaaagaatcaatataggctgaactagacttgttatgttggtcgttgttcgtaagtgtaatgagaaagatgaagtcatgcgatatatgcaggacttatggcgcaaagattgtctcattatcctagtattgactacgatgagttatattctctcattatgaacataattgctttccgctacttgatcagtagtagtgtccatgaaaactgatttgcagcatatgatattggtcatagaatatctgtaaagggatcttgacgcaaatatgagagtgcctgagggactttaaataCCTCTAGACCacagagagcttatgtaatcagattgcgatgTTCGAGAGAATGTAGTACAATcgattgcaagaactcatacccataagtgttcatatgaaaactaattcttgattctctattctgTCTAAGTAtaaatgatgaagagattcaatgagctatacattcatacatgttaatgttgttgggacactattgcttttattatgacgtgattaactatgtgCATATGCATTGTTATTGGACTTGTATTGCTCCCttgacatgagtttagttctacacttagtgaaccaacacaaatcctatcgaCACCAACCCCGCCaacagctccagcaacatcaacatactccttggtgtagcagtcgacactggaagcatagaggatgcgtacggttccgtctcggaccaaaatcagtctttcattggtccattctcccattcctttgtgaaagacacattgaatgtgacaaatcagaatctgtccagtttcgtaagtcaacttcaacgagacttaTAGGACAGCTTGCTCaataaaatatggtgaaattggtaccgttggaaatttttatgtgtctactttaCATAGACACCAACCAtctgttcatagctatcatattgagtgagttatggccgttttagcaaaataTGATagttctgtccggaaatttgcaagtcagtcaacttcgacatagcactgtgaactgctccgatcgaattaggttgtgaactttatgtcattggaaagccacgagtgtctactttctagaaaattttacggttcgctgatacctatttggacgaagaagttatggccatttaagtgagtgaaggtcattctagcCGCGAATCTAATTTTTATTGCAAActcttattttgagttgttatgcaatcttgtttcctaagatttaagtttggctaagtatagcatgtatgatctaaggatgtgtgcaaattaatgattaatcattggcccaagactacgtttgagaagcatataATGCATGTTGTATAcgtgttctttgtactccttgattatgacactaatcatgaggagttgtttcgtagacttcagagggagtctacctcacatgatgttATTAAATGTAGGCGGTgcattgtgctctttttcccttagatcaaacttttgtttttaacaagaggtttttattttgcgtGACAATGTTTTTACCAATGCAACGATGTGtacaccatgcaacctaggcatgcgacacaagagggagtgttccgggagaattattattctacccttgtgtgtcttagccttattaggtttcatgttagagatagattcgcatctctgtaatatatTAAgattccgaatcctacgggattcaGGTgatgtaatgcttatatatataaatcctcgtatcattcaataatatacaattttcatcctgaaacagttTCGGACTTCTTCTAGAGGAAAAAAAACCAAGTAGATCAAGATGACTAGATACGCAAAATCAATCAGCTGAGTTAGTCAACTTGAATGTGTGCTACTTGGAACGGCGGAAATACTCCCCACATAGTGTTAAATGTTCTTTTTTGCATTCACTAACGCATGCATATAAGTCTTTGGTTTAGTAAACCGCATATTATGTGTACTAGTCagaaatatatattcatttgAATCCGCTTATAAATCCTGTAATAGCTAGCTAGGAAAAGTGTGTATTTGAGAAAGCAAAGTAAAGTttgaacctttttttttaatatcaaataaacatttcagATAACATGAAACCGTGATACATGAGATTTAGTTTGAAACAAGCCAAGATTGATTCCGGACTAGAATCTATACTCTGAACAGAAAAGTAAAAACAGACTCTAAACAGAAAGACGCCAGAATCAGGACAATGAAGCAAATCGGAGACAAAAAAGGTTGTGAACTGTGACAGAATTTATTGGCCAAAACGCCTGAACTCATGAACTCATGACAAGCCCTAACTCATCCGAAGCACAAACGGAGACGAACTCCGAGCCAAGGCCCACTAAGGGCGAGATTGGCCCACGAAGGCAAGAGAGGCAAACACTGTCGAGTTGAAGTCACCGGAATGAGAATGACCAATGAAGTGGCCGATTTTATTCAACAAAACAGGAAAACAGATCACAGCTCATGCAAACCTTGAGAGATCACCACAACGGAGCCAAACAAGGCAGCAAATCTGGACCCAAACTAATATTGAAAACAAAACCACCAACAACACCAAATTCACACATTGACGAGGATGCCTAGAGGCATACCGAGGCTTGAGATCGAGAAACCAGATCCATAGACTCGAATGACACCATCGTGGCCAACCCCATCAATAAAGCAATATTAGGAGatcaagaaagaagaagaagctcgCCGTGGAACTGACAGAGCTCCGAAAGAGAGAAGGCCCAGACCAAAATTGCTGGATCAAACACCGTAACAGCCAACAAAAAGGGAAATACCTCTCCCAGACCGAGACACAGCGGCAACGACAACTACACTCGGccgggagagggagagagagggaggccaAGATGTTTGTGGTCTTGTCGGTGGGAGGTTGAGAGAAAACTCAGAGGAGAGGAAAGCTATTTGTATAACGGTTGAACCTTAGGTATCCCAGCAAACACATGAAATACCACACAAAAGTTTGATATAAAGTAATTTTAAATGAAGTGCGGGCATTACCTTAATACCTTTCACTCTTTCAGTTGAGTTTTTATCCTAGTTTCTCCGAAATCCACTATAAaagataaaataataattaaactacTAGCGATGTGTCTTATTACTTTACTTAATTAGGAGACTTGTTTGTGTGCAGTTATATATGAGCGGTGTTCTGTGGCAGATTATTACTTTTTAACAACCGCAACTTTGTATGTAACTAATCAATTGAATATATAGCAATGATACAGAGCCTTAAAAAATTTAGACCTCATAAGCCTTAATTCTATGTGGCATGCATTGTCACATAGACACATCACATTTTCAAacaaaatcatgtcatgtcaTTAATTAGTAATAGACAATCATATCCTTCAATTAGTTTCTTACATATTCAATTACTAGATTTTATGAGGCATAATTAAGATTTCACTTGGAATTTTCCAAATGCTCCAATAAAACGATTGTTTACCTTTTTTATATGAGATTTATGATTGTTGCCATATTAAAATAGTAATTTCATTAATGCAATTTATTAATAGAGTTCAAGATTATATCACTTACCACATTTTGTATgagattttaatttctttccaATTTTATTGAGATAATTTTACCTTTTGACTTTTTAATTTACTTTTATGGTCATACTTAGCCAGTATACAAAtcattctctcttttttaGAAGATATTCTCTAATATATAAACTCTGTTGTGGACGAATTATATGACtagttatatatacatatatatataaataaattcacatttttgaaaaaaaatgatttcgatGACATTGAACTGAGAAAAAAATGCCCCGGATCTTGCAGAGCGTTTTGGAGAGGCGAAACCTAGTTTTCGTGGTGGCGGCGGTGAGTTTCATGCTCTCCATATTGTGCGTTGGCGGGATGGCGACGACGTTGGCTTGGGGTTTTTCTAGATGCGGTGTCGAGGTCTAAATCAAGTTGTGTCCTTGGCTCCAACTGACAAGAGGCTATTTATCCATGGAAAGATGGTGGTGACGACGGCTCTGATCTGCCTTTGAGGTGGTTGGCGGTGGCACGACAAGGGTTGGAGTATCCAAGTCGGATTGGATCTCTGTCGAGGGCCAGCGGTGCTGATCGAGACTGTGCTAGTGTCAAAATTCCTGGGTTTTGGTGGATAGTTTTTAAAGAATATACCTATGATATGTGCTAAGTTTGGATTCAAGACCTATTGTTTACTACACAACAACAACGGAGGAGTATGTAATGGGTATTCAGACCTTTTGTATGCTCGACATTTGTTGCCCTGGTTTATCCCCCGGAGTACTCCTATGGCCGATTTGTCACCCAACCTACTTAAAGAACTTAAAGGCTTAGCCCCGGTGGTGGTAACTTTCTGTTCATTACGAACAACACGCCTCGCCTGCTCCCTCGCCGTCTCCACTAGCGCTCCTGCCCAGAGCGAAAAGAAGGTGAAAAAGCGCCGCCGAAGCAGCATGAGCAGGCTGTTATTGCTACGCAACAATAGAGCAGGAAAGCCTATGAATACGAGAGCCAGTGAAACGGTAACTACTAAAGCGTAAACAGTGCGCTTTTCCTTCCCCGCGGTAAAGCCTAAACGTCCTTCTGAAGCGCTAGCGCGTAGAAGAGGAGAGCTCGTCGCGTTACCTTTAAAGACAAAGCAGGCTAGAAGTAGGGTCACGCTAACAGACAGAGAGAGCCACAGGTTCCCTTACCGctaccttgttacgacttcacCCCAGTCGAAGACCCCACCGTGGTATGCGCCAATAAGTTGCTCCTATCAGGGTGATTTCGGAAGAGAAGACATGTCCTGCTACAATGTCTCACTCTAAGAGGTGGCCTTTGAGTTCAGTTGCTTTTgattttatataaaatccTAGTggatttcataaaaaaaaattatttcaatatatatatatatttatattgtattcACATTATGAAGGatatgattgttttttttttcctaaaaaATGACCTGGCGTTATTTTGTTATAAAATGTGATATGTCtatgaacaagatatgatacATAGAGTTAAGACATTTGAggccaacaatcattttccttGTATATATGTCGATCACTAAACATTATAcgtcacacacacacaaagaaACCAAACACGTACGATGTTATAAATGAAGTTTATTGAACTGAAAGAGTTGATCGAATTCATGATCGATTATCATCACACTCCAAGCAACAAGACACAAATTATAAAGGAAAggacaatgaaaatcagaataGAGGCTCTAGCAAAGACCGCTATGCCAAGAATCACACACAAAAGCAAACAAAGTAAAACAAAGCAAATGAAAGCAAGCCAAAGGAATATTGCAGAAGACCTTATTCTAAACAATATATAGAGCTAGTGCTTAACTTGTGGATCGATCAGCACTTTATTAAACATGCACGTAAGGCATGCATAGTCTTGAAATTCCTCCGTTCAAAGGGAGTCGAGGATTAACAGAGGCTGCTAATCGTCATCCACGGGATCATCCTTCATCTCCCAGCGTCCATTCTCATTCTGAACCATGAACTTGTGTAAAATCCAAATAGGGACAACTTTGTATATATCCTAATTTGTCATAGTTAAGACCGTTCGGTCTTTTGTTCACCATCAGGACATCGCGGAGACCATTATTCAGAATGAATGCGCCGTTGACCCCTTGTTGTGATGCAACGAAGTGCAAGTAAACCTCCAACTTGCCTGCGTGTTCTTTCGCATTCTTCAAGTAGGGCGAATTGGTTGAGTTAAGTTGCACCTCTACTCCAATCGATTTATAATATTCACCAGCAGGGAAAACTCGTTTCCAACAATTGCAGTAGCCGAGCGTTGTTTGCCGAGTTTGTTGACAGGAGCTTCAGACGGTAACTGGTTTCCTCTCCAGGCAATCAGAATGTCCCTCCTCCCCAACGCTATAGTTTCTGTATCGATTGACACTGCAACGTAAGCCATCAAGTTGGATTGGCGATGTGCCGCTTTTGATGATCCATACACATAGTTCTTCACGTTGTACGTGCATGGATTGCCTTTCACCAACCCCACCTCCTCGAATAGATTTGCCTTTCCATGTTGGGGACGTCCGATGAACTCGGGTTTTGTGGCCTCGATGATCAATGAAGGCGTCGTCGATGGCTCCGGTCGTTTCACCGTAATGAATGAGATAGCGGCGGAGGTCTCGGTCGAGGGAGTTGTTAGACCATCCCAGAGATTGTCCCCGGACAGTTCTTTCCAGTTATCGGCGAAGCCAGACATGACGCCCACTTGCTAATGTTTTGTAAAGAAGATCGAACTATACTTCGGCcgcagaaaagaagaagaattatACTTGAAAGAAAAGATTGGTATTAATTCTTGGTGTGCATTTCTGTGCTGCCCTAGCACTCGTATTTATAGCTGCTCGAGCTGCCCTAGCTGCGAATGAAAAACGCTTTCACACCACCAAGTTGATCGAAGATAAACTTGAACTATAATCAATGACGTTTTCGGTAAAATGTCATGGAAAGAGAGTAGATGA from Argentina anserina chromosome 2, drPotAnse1.1, whole genome shotgun sequence carries:
- the LOC126784132 gene encoding LOW QUALITY PROTEIN: phospholipase A1-IIalpha-like (The sequence of the model RefSeq protein was modified relative to this genomic sequence to represent the inferred CDS: inserted 3 bases in 2 codons; deleted 3 bases in 2 codons); this translates as MSGFADNWKELSGDNLWDGLTTPXDRDLRRYLIHYGETTGAIDDAFIDXIEATKPEFIGRPQHGKANLFEEVGLVKGNPCTYNVKNYVYGSSKAAHRQSNLMAYVAVSIDTETIALGRRDILIAWRGNQLPSEAPVNKLGKQRSATAIVGNEFSLLVNNKSIGVEVQLNSTNSPYLKNAKEHAGKLEVYLHFVASQQGVNGAFILNNGLRDVLMVNKRPNGLNYDKLGYIQVVPIWILHKFMVQNENGRWEMKDDPVDDD